A window from Shewanella livingstonensis encodes these proteins:
- a CDS encoding BatD family protein, producing MVIRIFFSLLLFVITAPVFAISQVQATIDRNPVVAGEYFVLDIIADDDLNAGALDTSVLLDDFIVGRTSVGRSTKMINFDTSKETRWQVLLSPKLLGNVTIPAFNIKGVSSNPITLKVIQQGSTADEVQNVFININTIASDAYVGQLITYKVKLYLAVELQRGVLSAPVIEGAQIKQIGEDKDGSEIVDGRRFRVIERTYGIIADLPGELVINGASFSGDVLVEAQRRGGMFGFNESRPMQTEAERQVIQINPTPPSYQGKWLVSDIAVLKETWPEDVSEFEVGSPITRTISLLASNTDDTSLPDIDIPLVEGLKAYPEKPLRQTFVRDNQVVSQYTITTAIVPTKAGTYTLPEIRVPWWNPHLKQQQFATLPERTINVISSTTTTTDIPPANSFSSTVQYSGYWPYLSAVLGLLWLITLVLWRKAASVNRTLPQFDTDNKNQKTPRKTATTGLNAIIHACDRNDSSGAIIAVQAYFSERLGKLMTLTQISGLSEQLTIAINKLQADKYSNKPQAIDKKSLMDAILAYQPSNASKKSLIAELNP from the coding sequence GTGGTAATTAGAATTTTTTTTAGCTTATTGCTATTCGTCATTACAGCTCCAGTATTTGCCATTAGCCAAGTACAAGCAACCATAGACCGCAACCCAGTTGTTGCGGGTGAATATTTTGTTCTGGATATTATTGCCGATGACGATCTTAATGCAGGCGCATTAGATACCTCGGTATTACTCGATGACTTTATTGTCGGTAGAACCAGTGTTGGCCGCAGTACTAAAATGATTAATTTTGACACTTCAAAAGAAACGCGTTGGCAGGTATTATTGTCACCTAAATTATTAGGCAACGTCACTATCCCAGCATTTAACATTAAAGGCGTAAGTTCAAATCCAATAACCTTAAAAGTCATTCAACAAGGTTCCACAGCCGACGAAGTACAAAACGTATTTATTAATATTAATACTATTGCCTCAGACGCTTATGTCGGTCAGTTGATCACCTATAAAGTAAAATTATACCTTGCTGTAGAATTGCAGCGCGGGGTCTTAAGTGCCCCTGTGATTGAAGGGGCGCAAATAAAGCAAATAGGCGAAGACAAAGATGGCAGTGAAATTGTCGATGGCCGCCGTTTTAGAGTTATTGAGCGAACCTACGGTATTATTGCCGATCTACCAGGTGAGTTAGTTATCAATGGCGCCAGTTTTTCAGGTGATGTACTTGTAGAGGCCCAAAGGCGCGGAGGTATGTTCGGTTTTAACGAAAGTCGCCCGATGCAAACTGAAGCCGAAAGACAGGTTATTCAAATTAATCCTACGCCGCCAAGCTACCAAGGAAAATGGTTAGTCAGTGATATTGCAGTATTGAAAGAAACATGGCCAGAAGATGTTAGCGAATTTGAAGTGGGTAGCCCAATTACCCGCACCATTAGTTTACTAGCATCAAACACTGATGACACCAGCTTACCAGACATCGATATTCCACTAGTAGAGGGCTTAAAAGCCTATCCAGAAAAGCCATTAAGACAAACCTTTGTTCGCGACAATCAAGTAGTATCACAATACACTATCACTACCGCTATCGTACCAACAAAAGCGGGTACTTATACTTTACCTGAGATACGGGTACCTTGGTGGAATCCACATCTTAAACAGCAACAATTTGCAACGTTACCAGAACGTACAATCAATGTGATAAGCAGTACGACAACGACAACTGATATTCCACCAGCAAATAGTTTTAGCAGTACCGTTCAATATAGTGGATATTGGCCGTACCTAAGTGCAGTTTTGGGTCTATTATGGCTCATCACCTTAGTATTATGGCGAAAGGCCGCATCGGTAAACCGCACCTTGCCACAATTTGATACTGATAATAAAAATCAGAAAACACCTCGAAAGACAGCAACAACGGGACTCAATGCCATTATTCATGCATGTGACCGCAATGACAGCAGTGGTGCGATTATCGCAGTACAAGCCTACTTTAGTGAACGCTTAGGTAAATTGATGACACTGACTCAAATTAGTGGCTTGTCTGAGCAACTAACAATTGCGATAAATAAATTACAAGCAGATAAATACAGTAATAAGCCACAAGCAATTGATAAAAAGTCGCTTATGGATGCCATTTTGGCTTATCAACCATCCAATGCCAGTAAAAAATCGTTAATTGCAGAGCTTAATCCCTAA